The Anoplopoma fimbria isolate UVic2021 breed Golden Eagle Sablefish unplaced genomic scaffold, Afim_UVic_2022 Un_contig_12451_pilon_pilon, whole genome shotgun sequence DNA window AAACATTGTCATGTTTACTATGGATAATCCACCCAGTCGACAGTTGAATTAGAACTAAGGAAATTTAACAATTGAGGTAAAAGTGATTTCTACCTTCTCAGATTGTTATTTTGGAAGTTGTATAAGCTTTTACAGTACTATAGAACTGAAGAGGTAAAACAACACAGTATTTCACAAGGAAATAGCAAAGATAAAGCAGAGTGAAGTGAGATATCTAAGGTTTGATGCTTTGAGGGTGgagtcagaaatatatatatatagatatctcaAACTTGGAcgaataaaaccaaaactatctgcatggagGGAAGGGAGAAAATGTGGGCTCTGTTTTTGAAATTTTGCTGAACCAGCTCTTTAAAGTGGGGATTAATAGTGCAGTCCATGTAGTGAATGTTTCAAGACGTTTTCTGTGAGGATAATTCTTGGGAACGCCTCAGCCCACCTGGCCAGCAGCTGCTCCCAATAACTAATCAATTAGCAGTGTTGGGAGGATCCTTTTTAAGGAGAGCTCAGAAGACTCAGGAGTAAGCAGTGAATCTAGTGTTAACACAATGGCTGTGCTGTGTGGGTTGTCGTTGAGGTAGATTCTCAAATGGTTCCTCTGAAGTGTTTTGAGTTGCCTATTCTCATTTGCCTGAACTGAACATGATTGTGTTTGCAGGGTGTCATGGATTTCATGCCTGTTGATCAGCAGTGTCACTTGCCTCCCTTCACCAAGAGGTAATGTTAAAAATCCAACAAATTCACAGTTAAGCCAACTTTAATGTGAGCGAAcctgacttttaaaacaaaattgacAATGGTTCTTTCTCGGCAGGCCATGGCGCTCCTGCACCCATGGGCTACATGGGCTGGCTGTCGAATTCTGGCTCTAGCTTCCCAAATGCTGGCAAGCCTGACAGTAGTGCCTCTCTCTCCAGAGAGTCCGACCCTACCTCTGGGAGCATGTGGCAGGTCCCTGCTGCTCAGAATTCATATGAGAAGCTGGGCTCTGTGAGTGAAGGTGGTAGCTTCTCTGATCCCCAGGCTTCAGGATATTTTAGCGGAGGGGATGTGACCGATGCTGGTGTTCGTGATGGAGAGTACTACGCCCCAACAGATTCCTATGGCAGCTCATCAACCACTTG harbors:
- the LOC129115794 gene encoding uncharacterized protein LOC129115794, producing the protein MAVLCGLSLRVSWISCLLISSVTCLPSPRGHGAPAPMGYMGWLSNSGSSFPNAGKPDSSASLSRESDPTSGSMWQVPAAQNSYEKLGSVSEGGSFSDPQASGYFSGGDVTDAGVRDGEYYAPTDSYGSSSTTWNDASTVGSGYDNSGYANAGVGWVGSPNSWSTGEDGGYAESYGQDEDDEEESPEPVLSDLSALEPVYSFRSRSSYQRGRRQFSKTRYTPGEILFPPTSAFQHRLIRPVKSSSKGGQ